Proteins from one Deinococcus radiopugnans ATCC 19172 genomic window:
- a CDS encoding OmpH family outer membrane protein — MNKFLILLPLALLATVPHAQGAKNRLGLVDVQAAVKALPASKAYLDLSARVDADLKARRGKIDELAGKAASSGSAADRKALLDAQQAYNSTQTAYRGRIATAFEPVAAKLNAAVAKVAKANGYSVVMDQRVAAQNRLVIYANASATDLTAAVIKALK, encoded by the coding sequence TTGAATAAATTTCTGATACTGCTGCCGCTGGCGCTGCTGGCCACGGTGCCGCACGCGCAGGGCGCCAAGAACCGGCTGGGGCTGGTGGACGTGCAGGCCGCCGTCAAGGCCCTGCCGGCCAGCAAGGCTTACCTGGACCTCTCCGCCCGCGTGGACGCAGACCTGAAAGCCCGGCGAGGCAAGATCGACGAACTGGCGGGCAAGGCGGCGTCCTCGGGCAGCGCCGCCGACCGCAAGGCGCTGCTGGACGCCCAGCAGGCCTACAACAGCACCCAGACCGCGTACCGGGGCCGGATTGCGACGGCCTTTGAACCTGTGGCCGCCAAGCTGAACGCGGCGGTGGCTAAAGTGGCCAAAGCCAACGGCTACAGCGTGGTTATGGACCAGCGCGTGGCCGCCCAGAACCGGCTGGTCATCTACGCCAACGCCAGCGCCACTGACCTGACCGCCGCCGTGATCAAGGCGCTGAAGTAG
- the polA gene encoding DNA polymerase I has protein sequence MTSPATDPSAPDRPTPDTLVLIDGHALAFRSYFALPPLSNSRGEATNAIVGFLRLTLRLARQRSNQIIVLFDPPVKTFRHEQFDGYKSGRAEMPSDLPAQINRIRELVDAIGFPRLEEPGYEADDVIASLTRKAEGNGMQVRIVTSDRDAYQLLDDHVRVITNDFRLIGPAEVLEKYGVTVRQWVDYRAMTGDASDNIPGAKGIGPKTAAKLLQEYGTLEKIYEAAHAGTLEPKGTREKLLTSERDVQFSHQMSCMVTDLPLEVEFGTGRLPGNPARLAELIEELELHAIGRDIAGLDGKEEQVPDAEGDDRDAEPVAAPEPLRVEAWRTPKAGAIWGYVLSREDDLTAALTGAATFEPTKDGAGITREAPTHEPEQWKKAAEAAAPPPNLFDTDQPLSKKEQKAAEKAQKDAEKALAKLHQQFPATVDDAEFIGQRQVNAAGAKALAAHLSVRGTVVEPGEDPLLMAYLLDPANMNMALVTKRYLNMAWPDDAPGRAAITARLLTDLPPQLDEARTKLYEEMEKPLAAVLTRMEVRGVRLDSEYLRGLAASTAARLQTLEAEIFEHAGREFSIRSPQQLETVLYDELGLASGKKTKLTGKRSTAVSALEPLRDEHAVIPLLLEYRELDKLRGTYLDPLPSLVNPRTNRLHTTFAQTAVATGRLSSLNPNLQNIPIRSEVGREIRKGFIADKGFCLIAADYSQIELRLLAHISGDPLMQQAFQEGADIHRRTAAQVLGLDEGGITPDQRRAAKTVNFGVLYGMSAHRLSNDLHIPYAEAASFIEIYFSTYPGIRKYIDETLEFGRTHGYVETMYGRRRYVPELTATNRNVREAGERLAYNMPIQGTASDIIKLAMVKLDRELDALGARLLLQVHDELLIEAPEGRADEVAAITRQIMEGAAQLSVPLAVEAGVGPNWFDAK, from the coding sequence ATGACCTCTCCCGCCACCGACCCATCGGCCCCCGACCGGCCCACACCAGACACGCTGGTGCTGATCGACGGCCACGCGCTGGCGTTCCGCTCGTACTTCGCGCTGCCGCCGCTGAGCAACAGCCGGGGCGAGGCCACCAACGCCATCGTCGGCTTTCTGCGCCTGACGTTGCGCCTGGCCCGCCAGCGTTCAAATCAGATCATCGTGCTGTTCGATCCGCCCGTGAAGACCTTCCGCCACGAGCAGTTCGACGGCTACAAGTCGGGCCGCGCCGAGATGCCCAGCGACCTGCCCGCGCAGATCAACCGCATCCGCGAACTGGTGGACGCCATCGGCTTTCCGCGCCTGGAAGAACCCGGCTACGAGGCCGACGACGTGATCGCCTCCCTGACCCGCAAGGCCGAGGGCAACGGCATGCAGGTGCGGATCGTCACCAGTGACCGCGACGCCTACCAGCTGCTCGATGACCATGTGCGCGTCATCACCAACGATTTCCGTTTAATCGGCCCCGCCGAGGTGCTGGAAAAGTACGGCGTCACCGTGCGCCAGTGGGTGGACTACCGCGCCATGACCGGCGACGCCAGCGACAACATTCCCGGCGCCAAGGGCATCGGCCCCAAGACCGCCGCCAAGCTGTTGCAGGAGTACGGCACGCTGGAAAAGATCTACGAGGCGGCCCACGCCGGCACGCTGGAGCCGAAGGGCACGCGCGAGAAGCTGCTGACCTCCGAGCGTGACGTGCAGTTCAGTCACCAGATGTCGTGCATGGTCACCGATCTGCCTCTGGAGGTGGAATTCGGCACCGGCCGCCTGCCGGGCAATCCCGCACGGCTGGCCGAATTGATCGAGGAACTCGAACTGCACGCCATCGGGCGCGACATCGCGGGTCTGGACGGCAAGGAGGAGCAGGTTCCCGACGCCGAGGGAGACGACAGAGACGCCGAGCCTGTCGCCGCCCCCGAGCCGCTCCGAGTCGAGGCCTGGCGCACCCCGAAAGCGGGCGCGATCTGGGGCTACGTCCTGTCGCGCGAGGATGACCTGACGGCGGCGCTGACCGGGGCCGCCACCTTCGAGCCGACGAAGGACGGGGCCGGCATCACCCGCGAGGCCCCCACCCACGAGCCGGAGCAGTGGAAGAAGGCCGCCGAGGCCGCCGCGCCGCCCCCCAACCTGTTCGACACCGATCAGCCGCTGTCCAAAAAAGAGCAGAAGGCCGCCGAGAAAGCGCAGAAGGACGCCGAGAAAGCCCTCGCCAAGCTGCATCAGCAGTTCCCCGCCACGGTGGACGACGCCGAATTCATCGGCCAGCGGCAGGTGAACGCGGCGGGAGCCAAGGCGCTGGCCGCCCACCTGAGCGTGCGTGGCACCGTGGTGGAGCCGGGCGAAGATCCGCTGCTGATGGCCTACCTGCTCGATCCGGCGAACATGAACATGGCGCTGGTGACCAAGCGTTACCTGAACATGGCGTGGCCGGACGACGCCCCCGGACGCGCGGCCATCACGGCGCGGTTGCTGACCGACTTGCCCCCGCAGCTGGACGAGGCCCGCACCAAACTGTACGAGGAGATGGAAAAGCCCCTGGCCGCCGTCCTGACCCGCATGGAAGTGCGCGGCGTGCGCCTGGATTCCGAGTACCTGCGCGGACTGGCCGCCTCCACCGCCGCCCGCTTGCAAACGCTGGAAGCCGAGATTTTTGAACATGCGGGACGTGAGTTCTCGATCCGCAGCCCGCAGCAGCTCGAAACCGTGCTGTACGACGAGCTGGGCCTCGCCAGCGGCAAGAAGACCAAATTGACCGGCAAGCGCAGCACGGCGGTCAGCGCCCTGGAACCGCTGCGCGACGAACACGCGGTGATCCCGCTGCTGCTGGAATACCGCGAGCTGGACAAACTGCGCGGCACGTACCTTGATCCGCTGCCCAGTCTGGTCAACCCGCGCACGAACCGATTGCACACCACTTTCGCGCAGACGGCGGTGGCGACGGGCCGCCTGAGCAGCCTGAACCCCAACCTCCAGAACATTCCCATCCGCTCGGAAGTGGGCCGCGAGATTCGCAAAGGTTTTATTGCGGATAAGGGCTTTTGTTTAATTGCCGCCGACTACTCGCAGATCGAGTTGCGGTTGTTGGCCCACATCTCCGGCGATCCGCTGATGCAGCAGGCGTTCCAGGAGGGCGCCGACATTCACCGCCGCACCGCCGCGCAGGTGCTGGGGCTGGATGAGGGCGGCATCACGCCCGATCAGCGCCGCGCCGCCAAGACCGTCAACTTCGGCGTGCTGTACGGCATGAGTGCCCACCGCCTGAGCAATGACTTGCACATTCCCTATGCCGAGGCGGCCTCGTTTATCGAGATCTACTTCAGCACCTATCCGGGCATCCGCAAATACATCGACGAGACGCTAGAGTTTGGCCGCACGCACGGCTACGTGGAAACCATGTATGGCCGCCGCCGCTACGTGCCCGAGCTGACCGCCACCAACCGCAACGTGCGCGAGGCGGGCGAGCGGCTGGCCTACAACATGCCCATCCAGGGCACGGCCTCGGACATCATCAAGCTGGCGATGGTGAAACTGGACCGGGAACTGGACGCGCTGGGCGCCCGCCTGCTCCTTCAGGTGCACGATGAACTGCTGATCGAGGCCCCCGAGGGCCGCGCCGACGAGGTGGCGGCCATTACCCGCCAGATCATGGAGGGTGCGGCTCAGCTCAGCGTGCCGCTGGCGGTGGAGGCCGGGGTGGGGCCGAACTGGTTTGACGCGAAGTAG
- a CDS encoding alpha/beta hydrolase family protein, with protein sequence MEQFAQFSVDGQRLYGMLHTPDAEAPAQGWPSVVMVHGFTGNRTDHHRLLTLLSRALAARGIASLRFDCRGSGDSQGDFSEMTVSREVEDVQAAASYIRQQPQIDPERVMLLGYSMGGMVATLAAAGVRAHRLLLWAPALPELWLPLLSGGVLPTGVIDRDGWPLGRAFLQELPRLRPLQAAAAWSGVAHVIHGDADTTCPPEWGVRYAQALGCDAAAIPGGTHNFTSLETTEMLYAESLRFLGGG encoded by the coding sequence ATGGAACAGTTCGCGCAGTTTTCGGTAGACGGGCAGCGGCTCTACGGGATGCTCCACACCCCGGATGCCGAGGCCCCCGCTCAGGGCTGGCCGTCGGTGGTGATGGTCCACGGCTTTACCGGCAACCGCACCGATCACCACCGCCTGCTGACCCTGCTGTCGCGGGCGCTGGCCGCGCGGGGCATCGCCAGCCTGCGCTTCGATTGCCGGGGCAGCGGCGACTCGCAGGGCGACTTCAGCGAGATGACCGTCTCGCGTGAGGTCGAGGACGTACAGGCCGCCGCCAGTTACATTCGCCAGCAGCCCCAGATCGATCCCGAGCGGGTCATGCTGCTGGGGTACAGCATGGGCGGCATGGTGGCCACGCTCGCGGCGGCGGGGGTCCGTGCCCACCGGCTGCTGCTGTGGGCGCCTGCCCTGCCCGAATTGTGGCTGCCCCTGCTGAGCGGCGGCGTGCTGCCCACTGGCGTCATCGACCGGGACGGCTGGCCGCTGGGCCGCGCCTTTCTGCAGGAGTTGCCCCGCCTGCGCCCGCTGCAGGCCGCCGCCGCCTGGAGCGGGGTGGCGCACGTGATCCACGGCGACGCCGACACCACCTGCCCGCCGGAATGGGGCGTGCGTTACGCCCAGGCGCTGGGCTGCGACGCGGCGGCCATTCCCGGCGGCACCCACAACTTCACCAGCCTGGAAACGACCGAGATGCTCTACGCGGAATCGCTGCGGTTCCTGGGCGGAGGCTGA
- a CDS encoding M23 family metallopeptidase → MPFPTPAHWRGLPTRWAVVALCGLLLIPLAAAHYAPALPLSAIAQPSRQFSLPFAGAPGPDSWLLGQGYGNTTGAYRQRRSTYGNLQGIHAGLDFSAPCGTPVRAIGDGTVAEVDGPHGSPPHNVVIDHAGNLSSLYGHLLGRSTLRPGQKVTRGQVIGQSGDSQGTCISAPHLHLELRDRSHQRFFNPLPYLEADWDTLALSGSFGRGYEYDLDAPRRWQSPDSQPAALRGGRLLNEFARPWPIAPGGAR, encoded by the coding sequence ATGCCCTTTCCCACCCCGGCCCACTGGCGCGGCCTGCCGACAAGATGGGCCGTTGTTGCCCTGTGTGGGCTGCTGCTGATCCCCCTGGCCGCCGCACACTACGCCCCGGCCCTGCCGCTGAGTGCCATCGCCCAGCCGTCCCGGCAGTTCAGCCTGCCGTTTGCGGGGGCGCCTGGCCCTGATTCCTGGCTGCTGGGGCAGGGCTACGGCAACACCACCGGGGCGTACCGGCAGCGGCGCAGCACCTACGGCAACCTGCAGGGCATCCACGCCGGGCTGGATTTCAGCGCGCCGTGCGGCACCCCGGTGCGCGCCATCGGTGACGGCACGGTGGCCGAGGTGGACGGCCCGCACGGCAGCCCACCGCACAACGTGGTGATTGACCACGCGGGCAACCTGAGCAGCCTGTACGGCCACCTGCTGGGGCGCTCGACGCTGCGGCCCGGCCAGAAGGTCACGCGCGGACAGGTCATCGGGCAGAGCGGCGACTCGCAGGGAACGTGCATCAGCGCGCCGCACCTGCATCTGGAGCTGCGGGACCGGTCTCATCAGCGGTTCTTCAACCCGCTGCCGTACCTGGAGGCCGACTGGGACACGCTGGCGCTCTCAGGCAGCTTCGGACGCGGTTACGAATATGACCTGGACGCCCCGCGCCGGTGGCAGTCGCCGGACTCGCAGCCCGCCGCCCTGCGCGGGGGCCGGTTGCTCAACGAGTTTGCCAGACCGTGGCCGATTGCTCCGGGAGGCGCGCGGTGA
- a CDS encoding glycosyltransferase family 1 protein — MNVIGKVTVLPQLPPSIARLSELAYNLYWSWTPHAQALYSELDPQVWENFGQNPVRTLLEVPQARLDTVATDKDYLARYKSVMADFDAYMNLKKTWASQNAPEMQPVAYFSMEYGFHESLPIYSGGLGVLAGDHCKSASDLGLPFTAVGMLFHQGYFRQLFDKDGWQNEAYDELDLTTLPITPARTPDGQEARVSVRIGHREIAVRVWNLTVGRIRVLLLDTNVPENSEEDRKLTARLYGGNQELRVQQYVLLGVAGIRALRALDVPASVYHMNEGHAALLGLERIRECVDAGLDFRTALESVASSTLFTTHTPVAAGNDAFTYELMDRYLEQWPELLSVSRHELYELARHDQNWDGQTVPAFSMTVFALRMSRAANGVSELHGEVSRDMWKFLYPGAEAEEVPIGHVTNGAHNLTFTSQAMRDLLSTVLPKDWTERLEDEEMWKAVDGLSDAQLSNVQLETKREMIAFIRARMREQMLRNGASAADVAATDTLMDANTLTIGFARRFATYKRATLLFRDRERLARIVNHPDRPVQFVFAGKAHPADNPGKAFIQEIYRMSQEPEFRGKIVILENYDMNVARHLVQGVDIWLNNPRRPLEASGTSGMKASFNGSPNFSVLDGWWREGYDGTNGWPIGEEREYADLNVQDDADAFSLYQTLEDEIVPRYYGGATGEDSWAYSVRRSIETVSPRFSMQRQVIDYVQRYYLPLGKRGQAVAANHNAEARTIAGWKTWVRQQWPYVSISAHAELPATCHPGQTAPISAQVNPAGISLEELRVEAVLNRAGHLTRFPLASRGDGTFSAEVPLEESGLYSVGVRMIPEIDGLSNELETGLIKWATAR; from the coding sequence ATGAACGTCATTGGCAAAGTCACGGTGCTGCCCCAGCTGCCGCCGTCCATCGCGCGGCTCTCGGAGCTGGCCTACAACCTCTACTGGTCCTGGACCCCGCACGCGCAGGCGCTGTACAGCGAACTCGACCCACAGGTCTGGGAGAACTTCGGACAGAACCCGGTGCGGACCCTGCTGGAAGTCCCGCAGGCCCGGCTGGACACGGTGGCCACCGACAAGGACTATCTGGCCCGGTACAAGTCGGTGATGGCCGATTTCGACGCCTACATGAACCTGAAAAAGACCTGGGCCAGCCAGAACGCGCCGGAGATGCAGCCGGTGGCCTATTTCAGCATGGAGTACGGCTTTCACGAGTCGCTGCCCATCTACAGCGGCGGCCTGGGCGTGCTGGCCGGGGACCACTGCAAGAGCGCCTCGGACCTGGGGTTGCCGTTTACCGCCGTGGGCATGCTGTTCCACCAGGGCTACTTCCGGCAGCTGTTCGACAAGGACGGCTGGCAGAACGAGGCCTACGACGAGCTGGACCTGACCACCCTGCCGATCACCCCGGCCCGCACCCCGGACGGCCAGGAGGCGCGGGTGTCGGTGCGCATCGGCCACCGCGAGATTGCGGTGCGGGTGTGGAACCTGACGGTCGGGCGCATCCGGGTGCTGCTGCTGGACACCAACGTGCCGGAGAACAGCGAGGAGGACCGCAAGCTGACGGCCCGGCTGTACGGCGGCAACCAGGAACTGCGCGTGCAGCAGTACGTGCTGCTGGGCGTGGCGGGCATCCGCGCGCTGCGGGCGCTGGACGTGCCGGCCAGCGTGTACCACATGAATGAGGGCCACGCCGCCCTGCTGGGCCTGGAGCGCATCCGCGAGTGCGTGGACGCCGGGCTGGACTTCCGCACCGCGCTGGAAAGCGTGGCCAGTTCTACCCTGTTCACCACACATACCCCGGTGGCCGCCGGCAACGACGCCTTTACCTACGAGCTGATGGACCGCTATCTGGAGCAGTGGCCGGAGTTGCTGTCGGTGTCCCGCCACGAACTGTACGAACTGGCCCGCCACGATCAGAACTGGGACGGCCAGACCGTGCCGGCCTTCTCCATGACCGTCTTCGCCCTGCGGATGAGCCGCGCGGCCAACGGCGTGTCGGAACTGCACGGCGAGGTCAGCCGCGACATGTGGAAGTTCCTGTACCCCGGCGCGGAGGCCGAGGAGGTGCCGATCGGACACGTCACCAACGGCGCGCACAACCTGACCTTTACCAGCCAGGCCATGCGGGACCTGCTGTCCACCGTGCTGCCCAAGGACTGGACCGAGCGCCTGGAGGACGAGGAGATGTGGAAGGCGGTCGACGGCCTGAGCGACGCGCAGCTGAGCAACGTGCAGCTGGAGACCAAGCGCGAGATGATCGCCTTTATCCGCGCCCGCATGCGCGAGCAGATGCTGCGCAACGGGGCCAGCGCCGCCGACGTGGCCGCCACCGACACCCTGATGGATGCCAACACCCTGACCATCGGTTTTGCGCGGCGGTTCGCCACCTACAAGCGCGCCACGCTGCTGTTCCGGGACCGCGAGCGGCTGGCCCGCATCGTCAACCATCCGGACCGTCCGGTGCAGTTCGTCTTCGCGGGCAAGGCCCACCCCGCCGACAACCCCGGCAAGGCCTTTATCCAGGAAATCTACCGGATGTCGCAGGAGCCCGAGTTCCGGGGCAAGATCGTGATTCTGGAGAACTACGACATGAACGTGGCCCGCCATCTGGTGCAGGGCGTGGACATCTGGCTGAACAACCCGCGCCGCCCGCTGGAGGCGTCCGGGACCAGCGGCATGAAGGCCAGCTTTAACGGCAGCCCCAATTTCAGCGTGCTGGACGGCTGGTGGCGCGAGGGCTACGACGGCACCAACGGCTGGCCGATTGGCGAGGAGCGCGAGTACGCGGACCTGAACGTGCAGGACGACGCCGACGCCTTCAGCCTGTACCAGACGCTGGAAGACGAGATCGTGCCGCGCTACTACGGCGGGGCCACGGGCGAGGACTCGTGGGCCTACTCGGTGCGCCGCTCCATTGAAACCGTCAGCCCGCGCTTTTCCATGCAGCGGCAGGTGATCGACTACGTGCAGCGGTACTACCTGCCGCTGGGCAAGCGCGGTCAAGCGGTGGCGGCCAACCACAACGCCGAGGCCCGCACCATTGCCGGGTGGAAAACCTGGGTGCGCCAGCAGTGGCCCTACGTCAGCATCAGCGCCCACGCCGAATTGCCGGCCACCTGCCACCCCGGCCAGACCGCGCCGATCAGCGCCCAGGTCAACCCGGCGGGCATCTCGCTCGAAGAGCTGCGGGTGGAGGCCGTGCTGAACCGCGCCGGGCACCTGACGCGCTTCCCCCTGGCAAGCCGGGGCGACGGCACCTTCAGCGCCGAGGTGCCGCTGGAGGAAAGCGGGCTGTACTCGGTGGGCGTGCGCATGATTCCCGAGATCGACGGCCTGAGCAACGAGCTGGAAACCGGACTGATCAAGTGGGCCACGGCGCGCTGA
- a CDS encoding CBS and ACT domain-containing protein — MLVRDWMTRDPVTVTPDTPVMDALKTLKEGNFRRLPVMDKGKLIGITTRKDLKDAMPSKATTLSVWELNYLLSKLTVAEMMARPVITAAEGEYMEDAALRMQEHHVGGLPVLDDSGKLTGIITTMDVLRAFTEILGMREGGPRITLEMPDTPGSLERATQAIMPSNIISVATYDGRGDRRRFVMRVSGEGMENVKQRVRDSGITVLD, encoded by the coding sequence ATGCTTGTACGCGACTGGATGACCCGTGACCCCGTGACCGTCACCCCCGACACCCCCGTGATGGACGCGCTGAAGACCCTCAAGGAGGGTAACTTCCGCCGCCTGCCGGTGATGGACAAGGGCAAACTGATCGGGATTACCACCCGCAAGGACCTCAAGGACGCCATGCCCAGCAAGGCCACCACCCTGAGCGTGTGGGAGCTGAACTACCTGCTGAGCAAGCTGACAGTGGCCGAGATGATGGCCCGCCCGGTGATCACCGCCGCTGAGGGCGAGTACATGGAAGACGCCGCGCTGCGGATGCAGGAACACCATGTGGGCGGCCTGCCGGTGCTGGACGACAGCGGCAAGCTGACCGGCATCATCACCACGATGGACGTGCTGCGCGCCTTTACCGAGATTCTGGGCATGCGCGAGGGCGGCCCCCGCATCACGCTGGAAATGCCCGATACCCCCGGCAGCCTGGAACGGGCCACGCAGGCGATCATGCCCAGCAACATCATCAGCGTCGCCACCTACGACGGCCGGGGTGACCGCCGCCGCTTCGTGATGCGCGTCAGCGGCGAGGGCATGGAGAACGTCAAGCAGCGCGTGCGTGATTCTGGAATTACCGTTCTGGACTGA
- a CDS encoding aminotransferase class V-fold PLP-dependent enzyme: MTQPAPSPQTTAQPAAHVPLNRPRLIAPGPVEVDPRVLLELAQPQMHHRSRDAVDKLMEAREKLSRLLGDPYEAVITTSSGTGAFEGALVSTTPAGARVVNAQAGKFSERWGDMARRFGYDVGIVAQPWGELLDADEIAEASRDAHTLLITHSETSTGALHDLEAIARAAKTQNPDLIVIADCVTSYGVAELRPAAWGVDVIVSGSQKGTATPPGLGFVLFGPEVQARMIQNTGHGYYLDLTRELRGQKAGNTPQTPAINLIYALSAALDRPLSVPLDVLWAEQKRKTDALIAAGTALGCPSWTARPSPAVAVLKAPEGLTGRQIAAALTGLGQRALAGQAPHEDTVFRVSTMGYADRYDALGVAGMLEDAFASLSHTFERGAAVSAAWAALK; the protein is encoded by the coding sequence ATGACCCAGCCGGCCCCCTCGCCCCAGACCACGGCCCAGCCCGCCGCCCACGTTCCGCTGAACCGCCCGCGCCTGATCGCCCCCGGCCCGGTGGAGGTGGACCCGCGCGTGCTGCTGGAACTGGCCCAGCCGCAGATGCACCACCGCAGCCGCGACGCCGTCGACAAATTGATGGAGGCGCGGGAGAAACTCAGCCGTCTGCTGGGCGACCCCTACGAGGCCGTGATCACCACCAGCAGCGGCACCGGGGCCTTCGAGGGCGCCCTGGTCAGCACCACGCCCGCCGGGGCGCGGGTGGTCAACGCGCAGGCCGGCAAATTCAGCGAGCGCTGGGGCGACATGGCGCGGAGATTCGGCTACGACGTGGGGATCGTCGCCCAGCCCTGGGGCGAACTGCTGGACGCCGACGAAATCGCCGAGGCCAGCCGCGACGCCCACACTCTACTGATCACCCACAGCGAGACCAGCACCGGGGCGTTGCACGATCTGGAGGCGATTGCGCGGGCGGCCAAAACCCAGAATCCTGATCTGATCGTCATTGCCGACTGCGTGACCTCCTACGGGGTGGCGGAGCTGCGGCCCGCCGCCTGGGGCGTGGACGTGATCGTCTCTGGCAGCCAGAAGGGCACGGCCACCCCACCGGGGCTGGGCTTCGTGCTGTTCGGCCCCGAAGTTCAGGCCCGCATGATCCAGAACACGGGCCACGGCTACTACCTGGACCTGACCCGCGAACTCAGGGGCCAGAAGGCAGGCAACACTCCGCAAACGCCCGCCATCAACCTGATCTACGCCCTGTCCGCCGCGCTGGACCGCCCGCTGAGCGTGCCGCTGGACGTGCTGTGGGCCGAGCAAAAGCGCAAGACCGATGCCCTGATCGCCGCCGGCACCGCACTGGGCTGCCCATCATGGACCGCCCGCCCCAGTCCCGCCGTCGCCGTCCTGAAAGCCCCTGAAGGGTTGACGGGCCGCCAGATTGCCGCCGCCCTGACTGGCCTGGGCCAGCGTGCCCTGGCTGGACAGGCGCCCCACGAGGACACCGTGTTCCGCGTCAGCACGATGGGGTACGCAGACCGGTACGACGCTCTGGGCGTGGCCGGAATGCTGGAAGATGCCTTCGCGTCTCTGAGCCACACGTTCGAGCGTGGCGCGGCCGTGTCGGCGGCGTGGGCGGCGCTAAAGTAG
- a CDS encoding OmpH family outer membrane protein has product MKITAKTLAPFAVVAAFGLGTLAPHAQTTPQKIGFVDVSKLLAAHPNDKDIKAIQTKADAELGALDKQVKAIDAKGASATAAEKQQRETLVKTIQSKAADYDKQIDPKITAVEKSVDAAVSSVAKANGYSVVMDKSVAANGLVIYADPSTELTDAALKAVKP; this is encoded by the coding sequence ATGAAGATCACCGCCAAAACCCTGGCTCCCTTTGCCGTCGTCGCCGCCTTCGGCCTGGGGACCCTCGCCCCGCACGCCCAGACCACTCCCCAGAAGATCGGCTTCGTCGACGTGTCCAAGCTGCTGGCCGCCCACCCCAACGACAAGGACATCAAGGCCATCCAGACCAAGGCCGACGCTGAACTCGGCGCGCTGGACAAGCAGGTCAAGGCCATCGACGCCAAGGGCGCCAGCGCCACGGCCGCCGAGAAGCAGCAGCGCGAGACGCTGGTCAAGACCATCCAGAGCAAGGCGGCCGACTACGACAAGCAGATCGATCCCAAGATCACGGCGGTCGAGAAGTCGGTGGACGCTGCCGTCAGCTCGGTCGCCAAGGCCAACGGCTACAGCGTGGTCATGGACAAGTCGGTGGCCGCCAACGGCCTGGTGATCTACGCCGATCCCAGCACCGAACTGACCGACGCCGCTCTCAAGGCCGTCAAGCCCTGA